A region of Phalacrocorax carbo chromosome 9, bPhaCar2.1, whole genome shotgun sequence DNA encodes the following proteins:
- the ARHGAP11A gene encoding rho GTPase-activating protein 11A isoform X2 — protein sequence MAEQRRRLVRLAVREELRASYGIKVKSGSCPAAAANQPGAAAAEGKIFGISFHALPQSLVPEYGYIPSFLVDTCEYLEEHVHTEGLFRKSGSLVRLKALKSKLDQGENCFSAALPCDVAGLLKQFFRELPEPILPLHLQEGLFKAQELGSEKKTATVLLSCLMADRTIEALRYFFNFLRTVSLRSSENRMDSSNLAVIFAPNLLHSNENEKMSASTEKKLRLQAAVVQTFIDHAAEIGQVPEFILEKIPLMLGVDAFQSTPSLCGYEDSENESPSERKKKRHRSVGVLSSVTPVVFTPSTKRKLPTDCSQGLSSKKRRSFKHSFAFELLPSSIFNSSSTPASVQFEASPCVSLESSQTSLSPSTGGENHLSSTGNRRSKRHANKKLYRAESGKTGCFSPKISRKEMVRRSLRLKFGLGKSNREINIASGCAVGNRSENIGRRLASQQGLESRTECAKRGVLFSPCVNEKFSKKGSKNVSKSEENLLTPKCHDKIVHRMSWTNPTVTDSQVIIRNEGTLPGHPEIGAGSSESVLIFGKPPVVPDELKSTTVSKQDNSLELLLCEEESNSTAETLLKVKEAFSASGSNLHNLIGDTKSSLSDVAGETLNESLCLRGCSPEKELLAEEASENLANTKSRDMLHQFNQSYAVDKQQSKKDEIKVLEKRNFKTSIEIELQVPKPDIKNVTEPPVPQVPAREEKLTVQSSSSKDDLNKSDFIRRKEEIELTHSQTAGNSMVKCCNLEEDTAELPVVGQLPTTSRLPKSQKEVGNQYLRAENSGKTLTKTSSASDHGKVSDHIQWFNKLSLNDPSSASKTKPPLKFQRTPVRQSVRRINSLLEDNRRSVSSQLLKASDVGSPLVKSLSYDSALFSCTEKPSKNSVALPLRSESTYDQVSVSRKQLDLTSKSCCRLLKPSDKLDVSVKTAGIHEQKVTVHPSKSVLEDLTNHETVKSSLKVNGNVNIPGAAPEKATITRSASGKERVRYRGSPKNPISKVKLLPTAKPVDL from the exons ATGGCGGAGCAGAGGCGGAGGCTGGTGCGGCTGGCGGTGCGGGAGGAGCTGCGGGCCTCCTACGGGATCAAGGTGAAGAGCGGGAGCTGCCCAGCAGCGGCGGCCAACCAGCCGGGGGCGGCGGCTGCGGAG gGTAAAATCTTTGGAATATCTTTTCATGCGTTACCTCAATCACTTGTGCCAGAATATGGTTATATTCCAAG CTTTCTTGTAGATACTTGTGAATATTTGGAAGAACATGTTCATACCGAGGGACTCTTCAGGAAGTCTGGATCTCTTGTTCGTTTAAAAGCTTTAAAG AGTAAACTGGATCAAGGTGAAAACTGCTTCTCAGCTGCACTGCCATGTGATGTTGCAGGGCTTCTTAAACAGTTCTTTAGAGAGCTGCCAGAACCCATCCTTCCACTGCACCTGCAGGAAGGCCTTTTCAAAGCTCAAGAGCTCGGAAGTGAGAAGAAAACTGCAACTGTGTTGCTGTCGTGTTTGATGGCTGACAGAACAATTGAAGCTTTGAGATACTTTTTCAACTTTCTGAGAACTGTGTCCCTAAG ATCCAGTGAAAACAGAATGGATAGCAGTAATCTGGCAGTGATTTTTGCTCCCAACCTATTGCActcaaatgaaaatgaaaagatgtcagccagtacagaaaaaaaacttcgCTTGCAAGCTGCTGTTGTGCAAACATTTATTGACCATGCAGCAGAAATTG GACAAGTACCAGAATTTATCTTGGAGAAGATTCCTCTGATGTTAGGTGTTGATGCTTTTCAGTCTACTCCCTCACTGTGTGGCTACGAAGACAGTGAAAATGAATCTCCCAGTGAACGTAAGAAAAAGAGGCACCGAAGTGTTGGGG TCCTGTCATCGGTGACTCCAGTGGTTTTTACTCCAAGTACCAAGCGTAAACTTCCAACTGATTGCTCTCAGGGCTTGTCCAGCAAGAAGAGACGATCTTTTAAGCATAGTTTTGCTTTTGAGTTGTTACCAAGTAGCATTTTTAACAGCAGCTCAACACCAGCATCAG TTCAGTTTGAAGCCAGCCCTTGTGTGTCTCTTGAGTCGTCACAAACCTCCTTGTCTCCTTCAACTGGTGGTGAAAATCATCTGTCTAGTACAGGGAACAGGAGAAGTAAAAGacatgcaaacaaaaaattatacaG GGCTGAATCAGGAAAGACAGGTTGTTTTTCTCCAAAGATTAGCCGAAAAGAAATGGTTCGTAGGTCATTGCGCTTGAAGTTTGGTTTGGggaaaagcaacagagaaata AATATTGCATCGGGATGTGCGGTTGGTAATAGATCTGAAAATATTGGAAGGCGTCTTGCAAGTCAACAAGGTTTGGAAAGCAGAACTGAATGTGCAAAAAGAGGTGTACTTTTCAGCCCATGTGTCAATGAAAAGTTCTCTAAGAAAG GTTCAAAGAATGTGAGCAAGTCAGAAGAAAACTTGCTAACTCCAAAATGTCACGATAAAATAGTTCACCGAATGTCATGGACTAATCCTACTGTTACGGATTCTCAAGTGATCATTCGGAATGAGGGAACTCTGCCAGGACACCCTGAAATAGGAGCTGGTTCTTCAGAATCTGTTTTGATATTTGGAAAGCCACCAGTTGTTCCAGATGAACTCAAATCCACAACTGTAAGCAAACAAGACAACAGCTTAGAACTCTTGCTTTGTGAAGAGGAAAGTAATTCAACTGCAGAAACATTACTGAAAGTTAAGGAAGCCTTCTCTGCATCTGGAAGTAATCTTCACAATTTGATAGGTGATACAAAATCTTCCCTCTCAGATGTAGCAGGTGAAACATTGAATGAAAGTCTGTGTCTCAGAGGGTGCAGTCCAGAGAAAGAGTTGTTGGCTGAAGAAGCTTCTGAAAATCTAGCAAATACAAAATCCAGAGACATGTTGCACCAATTTAACCAATCTTATGCTGTTGATAAACAGCAGtcaaaaaaagatgaaattaaGGTTTTGGAGAAAAGAAACTTCAAAACTTCTATTGAGATTGAACTTCAGGTCCCAAAAccagatataaaaaatgtaacAGAACCTCCTGTGCCTCAAGTACCGGCCAGGGAAGAGAAGTTGACTGTTCAGAGCAGTTCATCAAAAGATGACTTAAACAAATCAGATTTCattagaagaaaagaggaaatagaACTAACACACTCACAAACAGCTGGAAACTCTATGGTAAAATGCTGTAATTTGGAAGAAGATACTGCTGAACTTCCTGTGGTAGGACAGCTTCCTACTACTTCGCGGTTGCCTAAGTCACAAAAGGAAGTAGGCAACCAATACTTGCGAGCTGAAAATTCCGGTAAAACTTTGACTAAGACATCAAGTGCTTCTGACCATGGAAAGGTTTCTGATCACATACAATGGTTCAACAAGCTTTCATTAAATGATCCAAGTTCTGCAAGCAAAACTAAACCACCTCTTAAGTTTCAACGTACTCCTGTTAGGCAGTCTGTAAGAAGAATAAATTCCTTGCTGGAGGATAACAGACGATCTGTAAGCTCTCAGCTGCTTAAAGCAAGTGATGTTGGCTCACCACTTGTTAAATCTTTGAGCTATGATTCTGCACTATTCTCCTGCACAGAAAAGCCCTCAAAGAATTCTGTGGCTTTGCCACTCAGGAGTGAAAGTACATATGACCAAGTTTCTGTATCTCGTAAGCAGCTAGACTTAACATCCAAATCATGTTGCAGGCTGTTAAAGCCATCAGACAAGCTTGATGTTTCTGTCAAAACTGCTGGAATCCACGAACAGAAAGTGACTGTTCATCCATCAAAGTCGGTTCTAGAAGATCTAACCAATCACGAAACAGTGAAATCCAGTTTAAAGGTTAATGGAAATGTAAATATTCCAGGTGCTGCCCCAGAAAAAGCTACGATCACAAGAAGtgcttcaggaaaagaaagagttcGTTATAGAGGCTCTCCAAAGAATCCAATATCTAAAGTGAAACTGCTTCCAACTGCAAAACCAGTAGACTTATGA
- the ARHGAP11A gene encoding rho GTPase-activating protein 11A isoform X1, translating to MAEQRRRLVRLAVREELRASYGIKVKSGSCPAAAANQPGAAAAEGKIFGISFHALPQSLVPEYGYIPSFLVDTCEYLEEHVHTEGLFRKSGSLVRLKALKSKLDQGENCFSAALPCDVAGLLKQFFRELPEPILPLHLQEGLFKAQELGSEKKTATVLLSCLMADRTIEALRYFFNFLRTVSLRSSENRMDSSNLAVIFAPNLLHSNENEKMSASTEKKLRLQAAVVQTFIDHAAEIGQVPEFILEKIPLMLGVDAFQSTPSLCGYEDSENESPSERKKKRHRSVGDIVSGALNKFKSNRTPSTTPQQDRSVLSSVTPVVFTPSTKRKLPTDCSQGLSSKKRRSFKHSFAFELLPSSIFNSSSTPASVQFEASPCVSLESSQTSLSPSTGGENHLSSTGNRRSKRHANKKLYRAESGKTGCFSPKISRKEMVRRSLRLKFGLGKSNREINIASGCAVGNRSENIGRRLASQQGLESRTECAKRGVLFSPCVNEKFSKKGSKNVSKSEENLLTPKCHDKIVHRMSWTNPTVTDSQVIIRNEGTLPGHPEIGAGSSESVLIFGKPPVVPDELKSTTVSKQDNSLELLLCEEESNSTAETLLKVKEAFSASGSNLHNLIGDTKSSLSDVAGETLNESLCLRGCSPEKELLAEEASENLANTKSRDMLHQFNQSYAVDKQQSKKDEIKVLEKRNFKTSIEIELQVPKPDIKNVTEPPVPQVPAREEKLTVQSSSSKDDLNKSDFIRRKEEIELTHSQTAGNSMVKCCNLEEDTAELPVVGQLPTTSRLPKSQKEVGNQYLRAENSGKTLTKTSSASDHGKVSDHIQWFNKLSLNDPSSASKTKPPLKFQRTPVRQSVRRINSLLEDNRRSVSSQLLKASDVGSPLVKSLSYDSALFSCTEKPSKNSVALPLRSESTYDQVSVSRKQLDLTSKSCCRLLKPSDKLDVSVKTAGIHEQKVTVHPSKSVLEDLTNHETVKSSLKVNGNVNIPGAAPEKATITRSASGKERVRYRGSPKNPISKVKLLPTAKPVDL from the exons ATGGCGGAGCAGAGGCGGAGGCTGGTGCGGCTGGCGGTGCGGGAGGAGCTGCGGGCCTCCTACGGGATCAAGGTGAAGAGCGGGAGCTGCCCAGCAGCGGCGGCCAACCAGCCGGGGGCGGCGGCTGCGGAG gGTAAAATCTTTGGAATATCTTTTCATGCGTTACCTCAATCACTTGTGCCAGAATATGGTTATATTCCAAG CTTTCTTGTAGATACTTGTGAATATTTGGAAGAACATGTTCATACCGAGGGACTCTTCAGGAAGTCTGGATCTCTTGTTCGTTTAAAAGCTTTAAAG AGTAAACTGGATCAAGGTGAAAACTGCTTCTCAGCTGCACTGCCATGTGATGTTGCAGGGCTTCTTAAACAGTTCTTTAGAGAGCTGCCAGAACCCATCCTTCCACTGCACCTGCAGGAAGGCCTTTTCAAAGCTCAAGAGCTCGGAAGTGAGAAGAAAACTGCAACTGTGTTGCTGTCGTGTTTGATGGCTGACAGAACAATTGAAGCTTTGAGATACTTTTTCAACTTTCTGAGAACTGTGTCCCTAAG ATCCAGTGAAAACAGAATGGATAGCAGTAATCTGGCAGTGATTTTTGCTCCCAACCTATTGCActcaaatgaaaatgaaaagatgtcagccagtacagaaaaaaaacttcgCTTGCAAGCTGCTGTTGTGCAAACATTTATTGACCATGCAGCAGAAATTG GACAAGTACCAGAATTTATCTTGGAGAAGATTCCTCTGATGTTAGGTGTTGATGCTTTTCAGTCTACTCCCTCACTGTGTGGCTACGAAGACAGTGAAAATGAATCTCCCAGTGAACGTAAGAAAAAGAGGCACCGAAGTGTTGGGG ATATTGTTAGTGGAGCACTGAATAAATTTAAATCTAACAGAACACCCTCCACTACACCTCAACAAGACAGAAGCG TCCTGTCATCGGTGACTCCAGTGGTTTTTACTCCAAGTACCAAGCGTAAACTTCCAACTGATTGCTCTCAGGGCTTGTCCAGCAAGAAGAGACGATCTTTTAAGCATAGTTTTGCTTTTGAGTTGTTACCAAGTAGCATTTTTAACAGCAGCTCAACACCAGCATCAG TTCAGTTTGAAGCCAGCCCTTGTGTGTCTCTTGAGTCGTCACAAACCTCCTTGTCTCCTTCAACTGGTGGTGAAAATCATCTGTCTAGTACAGGGAACAGGAGAAGTAAAAGacatgcaaacaaaaaattatacaG GGCTGAATCAGGAAAGACAGGTTGTTTTTCTCCAAAGATTAGCCGAAAAGAAATGGTTCGTAGGTCATTGCGCTTGAAGTTTGGTTTGGggaaaagcaacagagaaata AATATTGCATCGGGATGTGCGGTTGGTAATAGATCTGAAAATATTGGAAGGCGTCTTGCAAGTCAACAAGGTTTGGAAAGCAGAACTGAATGTGCAAAAAGAGGTGTACTTTTCAGCCCATGTGTCAATGAAAAGTTCTCTAAGAAAG GTTCAAAGAATGTGAGCAAGTCAGAAGAAAACTTGCTAACTCCAAAATGTCACGATAAAATAGTTCACCGAATGTCATGGACTAATCCTACTGTTACGGATTCTCAAGTGATCATTCGGAATGAGGGAACTCTGCCAGGACACCCTGAAATAGGAGCTGGTTCTTCAGAATCTGTTTTGATATTTGGAAAGCCACCAGTTGTTCCAGATGAACTCAAATCCACAACTGTAAGCAAACAAGACAACAGCTTAGAACTCTTGCTTTGTGAAGAGGAAAGTAATTCAACTGCAGAAACATTACTGAAAGTTAAGGAAGCCTTCTCTGCATCTGGAAGTAATCTTCACAATTTGATAGGTGATACAAAATCTTCCCTCTCAGATGTAGCAGGTGAAACATTGAATGAAAGTCTGTGTCTCAGAGGGTGCAGTCCAGAGAAAGAGTTGTTGGCTGAAGAAGCTTCTGAAAATCTAGCAAATACAAAATCCAGAGACATGTTGCACCAATTTAACCAATCTTATGCTGTTGATAAACAGCAGtcaaaaaaagatgaaattaaGGTTTTGGAGAAAAGAAACTTCAAAACTTCTATTGAGATTGAACTTCAGGTCCCAAAAccagatataaaaaatgtaacAGAACCTCCTGTGCCTCAAGTACCGGCCAGGGAAGAGAAGTTGACTGTTCAGAGCAGTTCATCAAAAGATGACTTAAACAAATCAGATTTCattagaagaaaagaggaaatagaACTAACACACTCACAAACAGCTGGAAACTCTATGGTAAAATGCTGTAATTTGGAAGAAGATACTGCTGAACTTCCTGTGGTAGGACAGCTTCCTACTACTTCGCGGTTGCCTAAGTCACAAAAGGAAGTAGGCAACCAATACTTGCGAGCTGAAAATTCCGGTAAAACTTTGACTAAGACATCAAGTGCTTCTGACCATGGAAAGGTTTCTGATCACATACAATGGTTCAACAAGCTTTCATTAAATGATCCAAGTTCTGCAAGCAAAACTAAACCACCTCTTAAGTTTCAACGTACTCCTGTTAGGCAGTCTGTAAGAAGAATAAATTCCTTGCTGGAGGATAACAGACGATCTGTAAGCTCTCAGCTGCTTAAAGCAAGTGATGTTGGCTCACCACTTGTTAAATCTTTGAGCTATGATTCTGCACTATTCTCCTGCACAGAAAAGCCCTCAAAGAATTCTGTGGCTTTGCCACTCAGGAGTGAAAGTACATATGACCAAGTTTCTGTATCTCGTAAGCAGCTAGACTTAACATCCAAATCATGTTGCAGGCTGTTAAAGCCATCAGACAAGCTTGATGTTTCTGTCAAAACTGCTGGAATCCACGAACAGAAAGTGACTGTTCATCCATCAAAGTCGGTTCTAGAAGATCTAACCAATCACGAAACAGTGAAATCCAGTTTAAAGGTTAATGGAAATGTAAATATTCCAGGTGCTGCCCCAGAAAAAGCTACGATCACAAGAAGtgcttcaggaaaagaaagagttcGTTATAGAGGCTCTCCAAAGAATCCAATATCTAAAGTGAAACTGCTTCCAACTGCAAAACCAGTAGACTTATGA
- the ARHGAP11A gene encoding rho GTPase-activating protein 11A isoform X3: MAEQRRRLVRLAVREELRASYGIKVKSGSCPAAAANQPGAAAAEGKIFGISFHALPQSLVPEYGYIPSFLVDTCEYLEEHVHTEGLFRKSGSLVRLKALKSKLDQGENCFSAALPCDVAGLLKQFFRELPEPILPLHLQEGLFKAQELGSEKKTATVLLSCLMADRTIEALRYFFNFLRTVSLRSSENRMDSSNLAVIFAPNLLHSNENEKMSASTEKKLRLQAAVVQTFIDHAAEIGQVPEFILEKIPLMLGVDAFQSTPSLCGYEDSENESPSERKKKRHRSVGVQFEASPCVSLESSQTSLSPSTGGENHLSSTGNRRSKRHANKKLYRAESGKTGCFSPKISRKEMVRRSLRLKFGLGKSNREINIASGCAVGNRSENIGRRLASQQGLESRTECAKRGVLFSPCVNEKFSKKGSKNVSKSEENLLTPKCHDKIVHRMSWTNPTVTDSQVIIRNEGTLPGHPEIGAGSSESVLIFGKPPVVPDELKSTTVSKQDNSLELLLCEEESNSTAETLLKVKEAFSASGSNLHNLIGDTKSSLSDVAGETLNESLCLRGCSPEKELLAEEASENLANTKSRDMLHQFNQSYAVDKQQSKKDEIKVLEKRNFKTSIEIELQVPKPDIKNVTEPPVPQVPAREEKLTVQSSSSKDDLNKSDFIRRKEEIELTHSQTAGNSMVKCCNLEEDTAELPVVGQLPTTSRLPKSQKEVGNQYLRAENSGKTLTKTSSASDHGKVSDHIQWFNKLSLNDPSSASKTKPPLKFQRTPVRQSVRRINSLLEDNRRSVSSQLLKASDVGSPLVKSLSYDSALFSCTEKPSKNSVALPLRSESTYDQVSVSRKQLDLTSKSCCRLLKPSDKLDVSVKTAGIHEQKVTVHPSKSVLEDLTNHETVKSSLKVNGNVNIPGAAPEKATITRSASGKERVRYRGSPKNPISKVKLLPTAKPVDL; this comes from the exons ATGGCGGAGCAGAGGCGGAGGCTGGTGCGGCTGGCGGTGCGGGAGGAGCTGCGGGCCTCCTACGGGATCAAGGTGAAGAGCGGGAGCTGCCCAGCAGCGGCGGCCAACCAGCCGGGGGCGGCGGCTGCGGAG gGTAAAATCTTTGGAATATCTTTTCATGCGTTACCTCAATCACTTGTGCCAGAATATGGTTATATTCCAAG CTTTCTTGTAGATACTTGTGAATATTTGGAAGAACATGTTCATACCGAGGGACTCTTCAGGAAGTCTGGATCTCTTGTTCGTTTAAAAGCTTTAAAG AGTAAACTGGATCAAGGTGAAAACTGCTTCTCAGCTGCACTGCCATGTGATGTTGCAGGGCTTCTTAAACAGTTCTTTAGAGAGCTGCCAGAACCCATCCTTCCACTGCACCTGCAGGAAGGCCTTTTCAAAGCTCAAGAGCTCGGAAGTGAGAAGAAAACTGCAACTGTGTTGCTGTCGTGTTTGATGGCTGACAGAACAATTGAAGCTTTGAGATACTTTTTCAACTTTCTGAGAACTGTGTCCCTAAG ATCCAGTGAAAACAGAATGGATAGCAGTAATCTGGCAGTGATTTTTGCTCCCAACCTATTGCActcaaatgaaaatgaaaagatgtcagccagtacagaaaaaaaacttcgCTTGCAAGCTGCTGTTGTGCAAACATTTATTGACCATGCAGCAGAAATTG GACAAGTACCAGAATTTATCTTGGAGAAGATTCCTCTGATGTTAGGTGTTGATGCTTTTCAGTCTACTCCCTCACTGTGTGGCTACGAAGACAGTGAAAATGAATCTCCCAGTGAACGTAAGAAAAAGAGGCACCGAAGTGTTGGGG TTCAGTTTGAAGCCAGCCCTTGTGTGTCTCTTGAGTCGTCACAAACCTCCTTGTCTCCTTCAACTGGTGGTGAAAATCATCTGTCTAGTACAGGGAACAGGAGAAGTAAAAGacatgcaaacaaaaaattatacaG GGCTGAATCAGGAAAGACAGGTTGTTTTTCTCCAAAGATTAGCCGAAAAGAAATGGTTCGTAGGTCATTGCGCTTGAAGTTTGGTTTGGggaaaagcaacagagaaata AATATTGCATCGGGATGTGCGGTTGGTAATAGATCTGAAAATATTGGAAGGCGTCTTGCAAGTCAACAAGGTTTGGAAAGCAGAACTGAATGTGCAAAAAGAGGTGTACTTTTCAGCCCATGTGTCAATGAAAAGTTCTCTAAGAAAG GTTCAAAGAATGTGAGCAAGTCAGAAGAAAACTTGCTAACTCCAAAATGTCACGATAAAATAGTTCACCGAATGTCATGGACTAATCCTACTGTTACGGATTCTCAAGTGATCATTCGGAATGAGGGAACTCTGCCAGGACACCCTGAAATAGGAGCTGGTTCTTCAGAATCTGTTTTGATATTTGGAAAGCCACCAGTTGTTCCAGATGAACTCAAATCCACAACTGTAAGCAAACAAGACAACAGCTTAGAACTCTTGCTTTGTGAAGAGGAAAGTAATTCAACTGCAGAAACATTACTGAAAGTTAAGGAAGCCTTCTCTGCATCTGGAAGTAATCTTCACAATTTGATAGGTGATACAAAATCTTCCCTCTCAGATGTAGCAGGTGAAACATTGAATGAAAGTCTGTGTCTCAGAGGGTGCAGTCCAGAGAAAGAGTTGTTGGCTGAAGAAGCTTCTGAAAATCTAGCAAATACAAAATCCAGAGACATGTTGCACCAATTTAACCAATCTTATGCTGTTGATAAACAGCAGtcaaaaaaagatgaaattaaGGTTTTGGAGAAAAGAAACTTCAAAACTTCTATTGAGATTGAACTTCAGGTCCCAAAAccagatataaaaaatgtaacAGAACCTCCTGTGCCTCAAGTACCGGCCAGGGAAGAGAAGTTGACTGTTCAGAGCAGTTCATCAAAAGATGACTTAAACAAATCAGATTTCattagaagaaaagaggaaatagaACTAACACACTCACAAACAGCTGGAAACTCTATGGTAAAATGCTGTAATTTGGAAGAAGATACTGCTGAACTTCCTGTGGTAGGACAGCTTCCTACTACTTCGCGGTTGCCTAAGTCACAAAAGGAAGTAGGCAACCAATACTTGCGAGCTGAAAATTCCGGTAAAACTTTGACTAAGACATCAAGTGCTTCTGACCATGGAAAGGTTTCTGATCACATACAATGGTTCAACAAGCTTTCATTAAATGATCCAAGTTCTGCAAGCAAAACTAAACCACCTCTTAAGTTTCAACGTACTCCTGTTAGGCAGTCTGTAAGAAGAATAAATTCCTTGCTGGAGGATAACAGACGATCTGTAAGCTCTCAGCTGCTTAAAGCAAGTGATGTTGGCTCACCACTTGTTAAATCTTTGAGCTATGATTCTGCACTATTCTCCTGCACAGAAAAGCCCTCAAAGAATTCTGTGGCTTTGCCACTCAGGAGTGAAAGTACATATGACCAAGTTTCTGTATCTCGTAAGCAGCTAGACTTAACATCCAAATCATGTTGCAGGCTGTTAAAGCCATCAGACAAGCTTGATGTTTCTGTCAAAACTGCTGGAATCCACGAACAGAAAGTGACTGTTCATCCATCAAAGTCGGTTCTAGAAGATCTAACCAATCACGAAACAGTGAAATCCAGTTTAAAGGTTAATGGAAATGTAAATATTCCAGGTGCTGCCCCAGAAAAAGCTACGATCACAAGAAGtgcttcaggaaaagaaagagttcGTTATAGAGGCTCTCCAAAGAATCCAATATCTAAAGTGAAACTGCTTCCAACTGCAAAACCAGTAGACTTATGA